In Leptospira bouyouniensis, the following proteins share a genomic window:
- the fumC gene encoding class II fumarate hydratase, with product MEPKKTRIETDSMGEIEVESSRYWGAQTERSLHYFQIGKDQFPRELIRALGIVKKTSAITNAELGLLEESKKDLILRAAQEVIDGLLDDHFPLSVWQTGSGTQTNMNANEVIANRANEIFGSTLGSKSPIHPNDDANKGQSSNDVFPTAMHIAAAESIHKNLIPSLKLLESILKEKSKLFQDIIKIGRTHLQDATPITLGQEFSGYAQQLSYSLDRIGHVLPSIYRLALGGTAVGTGLNTHPNFSVNVAKAISEETGIPFVTAPNKFEALAANDSLVEVSGVLKTIASSLMKIANDVRWLSSGPRSGIAEIRIPENEPGSSIMPGKVNPTQSEALTMVCAQVIGNDVAVTIGGASGNFELNVFKPLIINNVLNSIRLLSDGCRSFAIHCAEGIEPNLEKIKTNLENSLMLVTALNPHIGYDKAAKIAKLAYKENLSLKEAGVKLGFLTTEEFEKWVNPKDMI from the coding sequence ATGGAACCAAAAAAAACCAGAATCGAAACCGACTCCATGGGAGAAATCGAAGTTGAATCATCTCGTTATTGGGGAGCACAAACTGAGCGATCATTACACTACTTTCAAATCGGAAAGGACCAATTTCCCCGAGAATTGATTCGAGCTTTGGGAATTGTCAAAAAAACATCTGCTATCACCAATGCAGAACTTGGCTTACTTGAAGAATCCAAAAAAGATCTGATCCTAAGAGCGGCACAAGAAGTCATTGATGGTTTGTTAGATGACCATTTCCCTCTTTCTGTTTGGCAAACAGGATCTGGTACACAAACCAATATGAATGCGAACGAAGTAATTGCCAACCGAGCCAATGAAATTTTTGGAAGTACACTTGGTTCAAAATCCCCGATTCATCCCAACGATGATGCCAACAAAGGACAAAGTTCCAATGATGTGTTTCCAACTGCTATGCACATAGCCGCAGCAGAATCAATTCACAAAAACCTTATCCCAAGTCTCAAACTCCTTGAATCAATCCTCAAAGAAAAATCAAAGTTATTCCAAGACATCATTAAAATTGGAAGAACACATTTGCAAGATGCCACTCCTATCACATTAGGTCAGGAGTTTTCTGGATATGCCCAGCAGTTATCTTACAGCCTAGATCGGATCGGTCATGTCCTACCTTCTATTTACAGACTGGCATTAGGTGGAACGGCGGTAGGAACTGGACTCAATACTCATCCAAATTTTTCAGTAAACGTGGCAAAAGCCATATCAGAAGAGACAGGAATTCCTTTTGTCACAGCTCCCAATAAGTTTGAAGCATTGGCCGCCAATGATTCGTTAGTGGAAGTGAGTGGAGTTTTAAAAACCATTGCGAGTTCTCTGATGAAAATTGCAAATGATGTACGTTGGTTGTCTTCTGGACCGAGATCTGGAATCGCCGAAATCCGAATCCCAGAAAATGAACCTGGGTCTTCCATCATGCCAGGAAAAGTGAATCCAACTCAATCCGAGGCACTCACTATGGTCTGTGCGCAAGTGATTGGTAATGATGTTGCAGTCACAATCGGTGGAGCATCGGGAAATTTTGAATTGAATGTCTTTAAACCCCTCATCATAAACAATGTTCTCAACTCAATCCGTTTGTTATCTGATGGTTGTCGTTCCTTTGCCATTCATTGTGCAGAAGGAATCGAACCAAATCTGGAGAAAATCAAAACCAATTTGGAAAACTCACTAATGTTAGTGACGGCACTTAACCCACATATCGGTTATGATAAAGCTGCAAAGATCGCCAAACTGGCGTATAAGGAGAATCTAAGTTTGAAAGAAGCAGGCGTTAAGCTAGGTTTTCTAACAACAGAGGAATTTGAAAAATGGGTAAACCCGAAGGATATGATTTAA
- a CDS encoding DUF2878 family protein, which produces MYLLFLSLGGVTLYSINGGKKSENKFKAFVAISHGVGLVLILVAGFGLMKFRDISHSALPVWIILKIVIWLAFGGLLTLAYKNAKAAKILWFVFPLLGLLAAYLAFYQPS; this is translated from the coding sequence ATGTATCTTTTATTTTTATCTTTAGGTGGAGTCACACTCTATTCCATTAACGGCGGAAAAAAATCAGAAAACAAATTCAAAGCCTTTGTTGCTATTTCCCATGGTGTAGGTTTGGTTTTGATTTTGGTAGCTGGGTTTGGACTTATGAAGTTCCGTGATATCTCTCACTCTGCTCTACCTGTTTGGATCATATTAAAGATTGTCATCTGGCTTGCGTTTGGTGGACTTCTCACTCTCGCTTATAAAAATGCGAAAGCAGCAAAAATTCTTTGGTTCGTATTTCCACTTTTAGGTCTCCTTGCAGCCTATTTGGCTTTTTACCAACCAAGTTAA
- a CDS encoding AAA family ATPase has translation METDPNSYRPSPPNQKTLLLLRGIPGSGKSTFANQIASTNGAPIFSIDSYFENEKGEYNFDFSKNHLAYKECESKTKLALEKGIPFIIVDNTFTLEWELKPYEDLAKKFGYLCFVVTVENRHGGKNVHQIPEGQIEKMKAKFKVVL, from the coding sequence ATGGAGACAGATCCAAACTCTTATCGGCCCTCCCCACCCAATCAAAAGACATTGCTGCTCTTGCGAGGCATTCCTGGTTCTGGAAAATCCACATTTGCAAACCAAATTGCTAGTACAAACGGAGCACCCATTTTTTCTATTGATTCTTATTTTGAAAATGAAAAGGGTGAGTACAATTTTGATTTTTCTAAAAATCATTTGGCATACAAAGAATGTGAATCCAAAACAAAACTAGCATTAGAAAAAGGGATTCCATTTATCATTGTGGATAACACATTCACTTTAGAATGGGAATTAAAACCTTACGAAGATTTAGCGAAGAAATTTGGTTATCTATGTTTTGTAGTCACAGTAGAAAACAGACATGGTGGGAAAAATGTTCATCAAATTCCAGAGGGACAAATTGAGAAGATGAAGGCAAAGTTTAAAGTGGTTTTGTAA
- a CDS encoding type II toxin-antitoxin system VapC family toxin — protein MNVVDSSGWLEYFSGTNRANLFAEAIEKTENLIVPSLSLFEIFKKVYKEKGEDIALKIVAHMQQGKVINLDPRISIYAAKISVEKSIPMADSIIYATAQLNNAILWTQDNDFRGLQGVKFFEK, from the coding sequence TTGAATGTCGTAGATTCATCAGGATGGTTAGAATATTTCAGCGGAACTAACCGTGCGAATCTTTTTGCGGAAGCGATTGAAAAAACAGAAAACTTAATTGTACCAAGTTTATCTTTATTTGAAATCTTTAAAAAAGTCTATAAAGAAAAAGGAGAAGATATTGCGTTAAAAATTGTCGCCCATATGCAGCAAGGCAAAGTCATAAACCTAGACCCAAGAATTTCAATCTACGCAGCTAAGATCAGCGTTGAAAAGTCAATTCCAATGGCAGACAGCATCATTTATGCAACTGCTCAATTGAACAACGCAATTCTCTGGACACAAGACAATGATTTCCGTGGATTACAGGGAGTGAAGTTTTTCGAAAAATAA
- a CDS encoding AbrB/MazE/SpoVT family DNA-binding domain-containing protein: MGKVTVSPKFQVVIPKEVREQIGVKVGMKLEIITFGNRMELIPIEPIKKLRGSLSGINSKIDREGDRF; the protein is encoded by the coding sequence ATGGGAAAAGTAACAGTCTCTCCAAAATTTCAGGTAGTAATTCCTAAAGAGGTTCGCGAACAAATCGGTGTGAAAGTAGGTATGAAACTCGAAATCATCACTTTTGGCAATCGAATGGAGCTCATTCCGATTGAACCCATCAAAAAATTGAGAGGATCATTGTCAGGAATCAATTCCAAAATTGATCGAGAAGGAGATCGATTTTGA
- a CDS encoding RNA recognition motif domain-containing protein, producing MSVNIYVGNLSYDMTEGKLSELFGAHGAVTSAKIITDQYSGRSKGFGFIEMKDGKEADNAIKDLNGKNVLNREMKVNIAKPKTNNWR from the coding sequence ATGTCAGTAAACATTTACGTTGGCAACCTCTCTTACGATATGACTGAAGGTAAACTCAGTGAGCTTTTCGGAGCACACGGAGCAGTGACTTCTGCAAAAATCATCACTGACCAGTATTCTGGTCGTTCTAAAGGTTTTGGATTCATCGAAATGAAAGATGGAAAAGAAGCTGATAACGCGATCAAAGATCTTAACGGAAAAAACGTACTTAACCGTGAGATGAAAGTAAACATCGCAAAACCTAAAACAAACAACTGGAGATAA
- a CDS encoding FKBP-type peptidyl-prolyl cis-trans isomerase → MNMSKTISKGMVVGFSYHLKNAQGETLDQSDEPLLYLHGWQNIIPGLEKELEGLVNGDSKNVTVPPEEGYGTYNEALIFQVPKTELPAEAELEVGMEFQTDTPEGRMILYLQEVRDADVILNGNHPLAGETLHFDVTIKSIREATDEEKQHGHVHGPGGHHHH, encoded by the coding sequence ATGAATATGTCAAAAACCATCAGCAAAGGAATGGTTGTAGGATTTTCCTATCACCTAAAGAACGCCCAGGGAGAAACTCTGGACCAATCAGACGAACCGCTATTATACCTCCATGGCTGGCAAAATATCATCCCTGGATTGGAAAAAGAACTGGAAGGATTAGTGAACGGAGATTCCAAAAATGTCACAGTGCCACCTGAAGAAGGTTATGGGACATATAACGAAGCGTTGATTTTCCAAGTTCCCAAAACAGAACTCCCTGCCGAAGCGGAACTAGAAGTGGGAATGGAATTCCAAACCGACACACCAGAAGGTAGAATGATTCTATACCTCCAAGAAGTCAGAGATGCTGATGTTATATTGAACGGCAATCACCCGTTAGCTGGCGAAACCCTTCATTTTGATGTTACCATCAAATCGATTCGCGAAGCAACGGATGAAGAAAAACAACATGGACACGTACATGGTCCAGGTGGACATCACCACCACTAA
- a CDS encoding Na/Pi cotransporter family protein, which translates to MNWPLLIQVLGGLGIFIYGMKLLSESLQRVAGDRLRSFLSSMTRNRVSAVFSGLFITSTIQSSSATTVLVVGFVNAGLISLAQAIGVIMGANIGTTITAWIVSLLGFKFNIASFALPAIAAGVILHFSRKESRSGWGSFLIGFGFLFLGLDYLKTSVPDSAKDPESFVFLQQFTNMGFNSILLFVLIGALLTIVIQSSSASTTITITLAFSGYIPIDAAYGMILGENIGTTITANLAAIAGNRNAKKAALAHTLFNVFGVVWALLFFKVFTGIVDDLIPGDPLTDKESTRFHISLFHTMFNVTNTLVLIWFVNTISKVVSTIVDGLASKTGKDKDSIRLLQAGTVKTTELAMVELVEFTKKIIRDTYDFLRLTEQILLQPYDAARVVQVLKKEEELDQVRTEVLTYLNQVQESGITGNYAKDVLGIMERVKAVEEMGDNFASIARKIRKSHRQKISFDKNFSNSVKDQMDLLKHHYDILLVNLEQSETFDILGNPQVRNQSREYRFQMIRSIKKNESKVKKKKYQKKDNLLPALLYRDISRNLDNISRLLNAAIYADV; encoded by the coding sequence ATGAATTGGCCGTTACTCATTCAAGTTTTAGGTGGGCTCGGGATTTTCATCTATGGGATGAAATTACTCAGTGAGTCCTTACAACGTGTGGCAGGAGATAGGCTTCGTTCCTTTCTTTCGTCCATGACACGAAATCGTGTGTCTGCTGTGTTCAGCGGATTATTCATCACTTCAACCATCCAATCTAGTTCGGCAACAACCGTCCTTGTTGTTGGGTTTGTGAATGCTGGTTTGATCTCACTTGCACAAGCCATTGGCGTGATTATGGGAGCCAATATTGGAACCACGATCACTGCATGGATTGTTTCCTTATTAGGATTCAAATTTAACATTGCTTCATTTGCTTTACCTGCAATTGCTGCTGGTGTCATCCTTCACTTCTCTCGCAAAGAGAGTCGTTCCGGTTGGGGGAGTTTTCTCATTGGATTTGGATTTTTGTTTTTGGGGTTGGATTACCTAAAAACATCTGTTCCTGATAGTGCCAAAGACCCAGAGAGTTTTGTGTTCTTACAACAATTCACAAACATGGGTTTTAATTCTATCTTGTTGTTTGTATTGATTGGAGCATTGTTAACCATTGTAATCCAATCTTCTTCCGCTTCTACCACCATCACCATCACGTTAGCTTTCTCTGGGTATATCCCAATCGACGCTGCCTATGGTATGATCCTTGGTGAAAATATTGGAACCACAATCACAGCGAATTTAGCGGCTATTGCTGGTAACCGAAATGCAAAAAAAGCGGCGCTTGCCCATACATTGTTCAATGTGTTTGGTGTGGTTTGGGCACTACTCTTTTTCAAAGTATTCACGGGAATTGTGGATGATTTGATTCCTGGTGATCCATTGACAGACAAAGAATCAACAAGATTTCATATTTCGTTATTCCATACTATGTTTAACGTAACGAACACTTTGGTTCTCATTTGGTTTGTGAATACAATCTCCAAAGTGGTGAGTACGATTGTAGACGGTCTCGCTTCCAAAACAGGAAAAGACAAAGATAGCATTCGTTTGTTACAAGCAGGAACTGTGAAAACCACAGAACTTGCTATGGTGGAACTTGTTGAGTTCACAAAAAAAATCATAAGAGATACGTATGATTTTTTAAGATTAACAGAACAAATTTTACTACAACCATATGATGCAGCAAGGGTAGTTCAAGTCCTGAAGAAAGAAGAGGAACTTGATCAAGTTAGAACTGAAGTTTTGACCTATTTGAACCAAGTACAAGAATCTGGAATCACTGGTAACTACGCAAAAGATGTGTTAGGGATTATGGAAAGGGTGAAAGCTGTAGAAGAGATGGGAGATAATTTTGCATCTATTGCGAGAAAAATTCGTAAGTCTCACAGACAAAAAATTTCATTTGATAAAAACTTTTCAAATTCTGTCAAAGACCAAATGGATTTACTCAAACACCATTACGATATCCTGCTTGTGAACTTAGAACAAAGTGAAACATTTGATATCCTTGGAAACCCTCAGGTTCGTAACCAAAGCCGTGAGTACAGGTTCCAAATGATTCGTTCCATCAAAAAGAATGAATCAAAAGTGAAGAAGAAAAAGTATCAGAAAAAAGATAATCTGTTACCGGCACTCCTTTACCGTGATATTTCCAGAAACTTAGATAATATCTCTAGGTTGTTGAATGCTGCTATTTATGCGGATGTATAG
- a CDS encoding 7TM diverse intracellular signaling domain-containing protein gives MKQTLSIILLCLFHTILGAEEKHCPNVKTIPISTNQGKPFDVSKGLAFLASDELINTFPEILNQFKTNRVSFANGVIPNFGNTAKQYWFCFVLHNDVNHNKRMITFIKYPLLDEVRFYALRESGEINQNIQGRKFPFRNRDKDYRGFSFATELLPSETVTYFVGVKTDSSVSVPLMIAEEKHFDSYESIDTLLQGMFFGIVCVMSLYNLFVYFMVKDIAYLFYVNYLILAAILFQLSLQGLLPVLFFPNSPELVYNVHNFLYFLFLLSCFPMSITFMNLKENAPLLYKGFMGLSIIPMVCLALLPFLPYRPLNQFGDSLSSFLAFYALFVSYYVSFIKKFPPARYYFFGYFMLIVGGLTTVLKYMGFFPVNVFTENAFQAAMALEVLLMAFGLGDRISVVQKEKERIQIKAEINKQKLIAYGKELKLAQKLQESTLPQILPKFPGLSIKTGYFPASLVGGDFYDLTVYGKQQICGLIADVTGHGVPAAIEAAMLKIAYMQTLAFANKPGKVLESINQALAGNYKNQFLTASAIFIDLEQKVLRIANAGHPALYMFNEESKFIDVIRPKGKLIGYSKEGLYPEEVHSIKKGDKLLLFTDGIWDLWENGDSGEEALLDWLLHRKGESVESLYGGIDEHIRLRNKEGPADDDITFILFEIT, from the coding sequence ATGAAACAGACTCTTTCCATCATTCTTTTATGTCTCTTTCATACTATCCTTGGAGCAGAAGAGAAACACTGCCCCAATGTAAAAACAATTCCCATTTCAACAAACCAAGGAAAACCTTTTGATGTGTCAAAGGGCCTCGCATTCCTTGCAAGTGATGAACTGATAAACACATTTCCAGAAATTTTAAATCAATTCAAAACCAATCGTGTTTCGTTTGCAAACGGTGTGATCCCTAATTTTGGAAATACAGCAAAACAATATTGGTTTTGTTTTGTTTTGCATAATGATGTAAACCACAACAAAAGAATGATCACATTCATCAAATACCCATTATTAGATGAAGTTCGATTTTACGCCTTACGTGAATCAGGTGAGATCAATCAAAACATCCAAGGAAGGAAATTTCCATTTCGTAACCGCGATAAAGATTACAGAGGGTTTAGTTTTGCAACGGAACTTTTACCGAGTGAAACGGTAACTTATTTTGTCGGTGTAAAAACTGACAGTTCTGTGTCAGTTCCTCTAATGATCGCCGAAGAGAAACATTTTGATTCGTATGAATCCATTGATACACTTTTACAAGGAATGTTTTTTGGAATTGTGTGTGTAATGAGTTTATACAATTTGTTTGTTTACTTTATGGTAAAAGACATAGCATACCTTTTTTATGTAAATTACCTTATTCTTGCTGCAATCTTATTCCAACTATCATTGCAAGGTTTGTTGCCTGTTTTGTTTTTTCCCAACTCACCAGAGTTAGTTTACAATGTTCACAATTTTTTATATTTTTTATTCCTTCTTTCTTGTTTTCCGATGAGCATCACCTTTATGAATCTAAAGGAAAATGCACCTCTCTTGTACAAAGGGTTTATGGGACTTTCTATCATACCGATGGTTTGTTTGGCACTTTTACCATTTTTACCATATCGACCTTTAAACCAATTCGGAGATTCGCTTTCTTCTTTTTTAGCCTTTTATGCCTTATTTGTTTCTTATTATGTTTCTTTTATCAAAAAATTCCCACCGGCAAGGTATTACTTTTTTGGTTATTTTATGCTCATCGTTGGTGGTTTGACCACTGTACTGAAGTACATGGGATTTTTTCCTGTGAATGTTTTTACGGAAAATGCCTTCCAGGCTGCAATGGCATTGGAAGTTTTACTCATGGCGTTTGGTCTTGGGGATCGCATCTCGGTCGTCCAAAAAGAAAAAGAAAGGATTCAAATCAAAGCAGAGATCAACAAACAAAAGTTAATTGCCTATGGTAAAGAACTAAAACTTGCACAAAAACTACAAGAATCGACCTTACCTCAAATCCTCCCAAAATTCCCTGGACTTTCGATCAAAACTGGTTATTTTCCAGCATCTTTGGTAGGAGGAGATTTTTACGATTTAACTGTTTATGGAAAACAACAAATCTGCGGATTGATTGCAGATGTAACAGGTCATGGTGTCCCTGCGGCGATCGAGGCGGCGATGTTAAAAATTGCCTACATGCAAACATTGGCATTTGCCAATAAACCAGGAAAGGTGTTAGAAAGCATCAACCAAGCTCTCGCAGGAAATTACAAAAATCAATTTTTAACTGCCAGTGCTATCTTTATCGACTTGGAACAGAAGGTTTTAAGAATTGCCAATGCAGGTCATCCCGCCTTATATATGTTTAACGAAGAATCAAAATTTATAGATGTGATCCGACCAAAAGGAAAACTCATTGGGTATTCCAAAGAAGGATTGTATCCCGAAGAAGTTCACTCTATAAAAAAAGGTGACAAACTGTTATTGTTTACCGATGGGATTTGGGATCTTTGGGAAAATGGTGACTCTGGTGAAGAAGCTCTTCTCGATTGGTTACTCCACCGAAAAGGGGAATCCGTTGAATCTTTGTATGGTGGGATCGATGAGCACATTCGCCTGCGAAACAAAGAAGGTCCCGCAGACGACGATATCACATTTATACTATTTGAAATAACCTAA
- a CDS encoding LB_289 family protein, translated as MKRTELERRERELRKAEKKKIQTGEKESMSVGDYIDALFGMFRYDTEEIFNASDDENILELLENMKMEHPEKQWDVIIRKAVNKTKVEQKEKAYDALRNLAGITVATT; from the coding sequence ATGAAACGCACAGAACTGGAACGCAGAGAACGAGAGCTGCGAAAGGCAGAAAAGAAGAAAATCCAAACAGGTGAAAAGGAATCCATGAGTGTGGGTGATTACATTGATGCTCTTTTTGGAATGTTTCGCTATGATACAGAAGAAATCTTCAATGCATCTGATGATGAAAACATTTTGGAACTGCTAGAAAACATGAAGATGGAACACCCAGAAAAACAATGGGATGTAATCATTCGCAAAGCAGTGAACAAAACCAAAGTGGAACAAAAAGAAAAAGCATACGACGCTCTCCGCAATTTAGCGGGAATCACAGTCGCTACCACATAA
- a CDS encoding LIC_11090 family protein, with protein MVSFRWIAGLLTLVLTTQFFFLGSGLLGYCLESNSKICKCNHGSKKEKHTSSEDKLFSESQNSNITSSNEETHAHTKELALKPSCHDAKVGEAHLCSCKKKKKDAMSLRMHHQTMDKPKFGFGIEVPVLFSYTIFESPSTLEDGNLPTLLRPPRIT; from the coding sequence ATGGTCTCCTTTCGGTGGATTGCTGGGCTTTTAACCTTGGTACTGACGACCCAATTTTTCTTTTTGGGGAGTGGGTTACTCGGATATTGTCTAGAATCAAACTCCAAAATTTGTAAATGTAACCACGGATCTAAAAAAGAAAAACATACTAGTTCCGAAGACAAATTGTTCTCCGAGAGCCAAAATTCTAATATTACCTCATCAAATGAGGAAACCCACGCCCATACAAAAGAATTAGCTTTAAAACCAAGTTGTCATGACGCCAAAGTTGGGGAAGCCCACCTCTGTTCTTGCAAAAAGAAAAAAAAGGATGCTATGTCCCTTCGGATGCACCACCAAACCATGGATAAACCAAAGTTTGGATTCGGTATTGAAGTTCCCGTTTTGTTTTCTTACACAATTTTCGAGTCTCCTTCCACTCTTGAGGATGGAAACCTACCTACTTTACTAAGACCACCGCGCATCACTTAG
- a CDS encoding MbnP family copper-binding protein produces MKLLQTIFTSLSLFALLSCGTSAESDDSQALALLALASAPQTVNLNFEALANGQNLTTGSNITANARTVQFRDFRLFVSEVKMVRADGTTADVTLTTDNVWQANGVALIDFETTQTTEKNLKVTGSAPAGAYTGIQYTVGVPESLNHLDRTTQVSPLNIGPMYWAWTSGYKHSKIEFSFDSGTTWTNLHVGSTNCTGAPNYGNCGKKYRASIQLNGSINPSNQTISLSVDQLIKDHTGGINTTCMPAQAGADCTPLIRAFGINETSGSVDSSISQRVFSLK; encoded by the coding sequence ATGAAATTACTTCAAACAATTTTTACTTCTCTCTCTCTATTTGCTTTGTTGTCATGTGGAACTAGCGCAGAATCTGATGACTCTCAAGCATTAGCACTTTTAGCATTGGCTTCCGCTCCTCAAACAGTGAATTTAAACTTTGAGGCATTAGCTAACGGGCAAAATTTGACTACTGGTTCCAACATTACAGCGAATGCAAGGACAGTACAGTTTCGTGATTTCCGACTATTTGTATCGGAAGTCAAAATGGTAAGAGCAGATGGAACAACGGCAGATGTAACATTGACTACGGATAATGTTTGGCAAGCCAATGGTGTTGCACTTATAGACTTTGAAACAACTCAAACAACGGAAAAAAACTTAAAAGTTACTGGTTCTGCTCCTGCTGGTGCTTATACTGGAATTCAATATACTGTCGGTGTTCCTGAAAGTTTAAATCACTTGGACAGAACAACTCAAGTTTCGCCATTGAATATCGGACCAATGTATTGGGCTTGGACAAGTGGTTACAAACATTCCAAAATAGAATTTAGTTTTGATTCTGGAACAACTTGGACAAACCTTCATGTCGGATCAACCAACTGTACAGGCGCACCAAATTATGGAAATTGCGGAAAGAAGTATAGAGCATCGATCCAGTTAAATGGATCTATTAATCCAAGTAACCAAACGATTTCTTTGAGTGTTGATCAATTGATTAAAGATCACACAGGAGGAATTAATACGACATGTATGCCTGCTCAAGCTGGTGCCGATTGTACTCCTTTGATCCGAGCCTTTGGAATCAATGAAACCAGTGGTTCTGTTGATAGTTCTATTTCACAAAGAGTATTTAGTCTAAAGTAA
- a CDS encoding MbnH family di-heme enzyme — MNFTKLRIFLLSVLMTGCNVLPFQKKESNDNLMLAALGILASASDWVWDLPPGFPVPNVPAENPMSKAKVELGRHLFNEKSLSGNDTMSCGSCHIQSLAFADGKDFPSGITSEVHPRNSQHLSNVAYLPRLTWNNPRMTSLEVQARVPMFGENPIELGISSNSFIDKLKSKELYRTLFTNAYGNADAAVNEQNVRFAIASFQRSMISGNSRYDQYAFRNNKSALNASEIRGLNLFNGEVAECFHCHGGFNFTDTSFHGGSPEEFFYHSNGIHDDAYYAGVPSNKRGLYDLTGIASDTGKFRAPSLRNIGVTYPYMHDGSFMCDNANNPNITIGKTKTDCARDALTKVVDHYRSGGQNHSAKDSTLIRAFTITNSQRDDMVNFLLSLTDEEFLTNPKFASPF; from the coding sequence ATGAATTTTACAAAATTGAGAATTTTTCTTTTATCAGTGCTGATGACTGGATGTAATGTATTACCTTTTCAAAAAAAAGAATCCAATGATAACTTGATGTTAGCTGCCCTTGGAATCTTGGCATCAGCTTCCGACTGGGTTTGGGACTTGCCACCTGGATTTCCAGTTCCGAATGTCCCTGCTGAAAATCCAATGTCCAAAGCAAAAGTTGAATTGGGTAGGCATCTATTCAATGAAAAGTCACTTTCAGGAAACGATACCATGTCTTGCGGAAGTTGCCATATCCAATCTCTGGCGTTTGCAGATGGAAAGGATTTTCCTTCAGGAATCACAAGCGAAGTTCATCCTCGTAATTCTCAACATTTATCCAATGTGGCTTATTTACCTAGACTCACTTGGAATAATCCAAGGATGACAAGTTTGGAAGTGCAAGCAAGGGTTCCCATGTTTGGAGAAAATCCGATTGAACTTGGAATATCTTCGAATTCTTTTATCGATAAATTAAAATCAAAAGAACTCTATCGAACATTATTTACGAATGCATATGGAAATGCTGATGCTGCAGTCAACGAACAAAATGTACGGTTTGCAATTGCAAGTTTCCAAAGATCAATGATTTCAGGAAATTCAAGATATGACCAATATGCATTTCGCAATAACAAATCAGCACTCAATGCTTCTGAAATTCGTGGTTTAAATCTTTTTAATGGAGAAGTGGCCGAGTGTTTCCATTGTCATGGTGGATTTAATTTTACAGACACTTCGTTTCATGGAGGATCGCCGGAAGAGTTTTTTTATCACAGCAATGGAATCCATGATGATGCTTATTATGCTGGAGTTCCTAGTAACAAACGAGGGTTATATGATTTAACGGGAATTGCTTCTGATACTGGAAAATTTAGAGCTCCCTCTTTGCGAAATATTGGTGTCACATATCCTTACATGCATGATGGAAGTTTTATGTGTGATAATGCAAACAATCCGAATATCACGATTGGCAAAACCAAAACAGATTGTGCAAGGGATGCCTTAACAAAGGTAGTTGATCACTATCGATCTGGTGGACAAAACCATAGTGCGAAAGATTCTACTTTGATCCGTGCATTCACGATTACAAATTCACAACGTGATGATATGGTAAACTTCCTTCTATCCCTCACCGATGAAGAGTTCCTCACGAATCCTAAATTTGCGAGCCCATTTTGA